The Topomyia yanbarensis strain Yona2022 chromosome 3, ASM3024719v1, whole genome shotgun sequence nucleotide sequence ataggttgcgtggatggtcgcgaagggctcaagcatttttatatttgtttgtcgcgtgtatgtgactttgtgtgtatacattcgatttttatgtagtttagtggatatgagcattattttttgattggtccacctgaaggcattggacttatgctactagggccgagaataggggattccggacgaaaccgattcatgatcgcgcgagcacgggcatttggaggttcactctcgagaccgggattgttaatttataagtgctaaaccattcacttagtcaccggggtgttatactttttatgaGATCGTGGCtgtggtcgtgcgtggatgatcgcgaaggactcgagcggttgtatgtggacgtttttgtcgcgtgtgttagtatgtatgtaacttcgcgtggacgcattatttttataagcgtgtggccattcgcatgttcgcgtattcttcaatgatcgcgcgtagacgtcttgtctagtttttatttctattggtccaactaaaggcatgaatttgggctgctaggatcaagggcggagacttccggacgtgaccaattcatgattgcgcgagcttaggttcttaggttccaacgttcacctaatcaatcggggtgtttgaatattggcgagatcgcgggcgttcgtatttgtgaccaggtttgtgttatcgcgtaggccacgtttgtacgtttggaatgagagattgtcagtgtatatgagagaataagcaatttgtgttagtgagtgttagcatggatctaattgaaaatatagcaacaaaagaagggtgcctgcagagagaattgggccctaaacccacattgtatattatttgaccatggcagtgaataataaaggtcgccaagttaagtactaaaattgatcacaatgtagcttaactaaaaagaaattaatcgtttctgtgatataatcactgtaatactgttttggtggaaaagcccccggaccacatcaaggtacagtatcatgccgagggaaaaaatgtgagttttttgtttcaaatctttttcaattcaaatgtatcttgggattggctcaagttatgttgaagttttagatgattTTAGGTGTAAGAATGTCTAAGGAACACGCTGGCATAATGATTTTCAGAATAAAACTCAAGTATtgcgagaaaaatgcagttttacttctaaattggaaaaattgcatttttggcaatactgaaaacaaaaattattattttttccagaccaatttcctttaaaatacatctcaccgattgtttctagTCCGAATTAAGccgaagatatgaataaaagataAACTTTGATGATTTATTtgtattgaaaattttccatgtacaattatgacacgccatacaagtTTTGtgatcaatacacacctatggcaCGTGTGAGCgcgaattttgtttacatttttggcaaaaactGTTAACATGGTCaggatcttcgtaatatttgagagatacatatagaatagatagaagtataaattataagttacaagatattgaacctcaaactttaaaaatcgatattctcgaaatgtgctaaatggcacttGCGATAACATAGCACAAAAGCGACGAAATAATAACTTTAGCAATAAGTATTAGACTTAATGGATATAATACGACCATTAAGATAAATTGGTGCTGTCCTTAATAAAAATAGTTATATCAAAAGACCCTCAGCAGGTGGCACGGCTCAATATGATGTCAAACGACCATACCTTTACACCAAAAGACCGTTAACCTGgagataaaaataattagccaaatgaccttcaatgTGATCAATTCAAATCATGCCATATATCTGTTATGCTAAGCGCCCCTACCAAATGAATACCCAAAAAAGTACAGGTCGAATATTTTGCGCCAGGAAGGCGGAATTTTTTACGACGAAATTAAAAATTGGTTTGTAAATCTGTAGTGGAATATATGAGTCAATAATACTcctaaaaataattaatataTTTGAGTGTAACCAACAGACTTTCTTTCTTGTTCTATCCAGGCTATAGAGAAGGCTAACAACTACAACATCATTTATTAAACTGTCTGCAGATACCTTTTCTATGTGTATTTAGAGTGTAAGCCTGTTTAAACATAGATAAGATGCTAGTGAGAAACATGCAGGACTCTAATTGTCCAGTCATGTTTATAGTTCTCTTCGAGCTATTATTCATATGAATTGTTTGACTGTTGCATTCATCTCACCAGCTTCTTGAAGCATATTTTAATAGAAGTAGAACTTCACGGAAGATTGTTTGTTTTAAAGTGTTGAACTTATTTTAAAACTAATCGAACAATAATGCATTCATACTAATAATAAGGAAGCTCGGCTTCAGCAATTCTAGCATTGTCAGGATAGACACGGTAGTGTGCGGTCATttacttttttctttatttttggcTAGGTTAAGTCTTCTTCGCATACAAAATCGTACTAAAGATCGATTTCTAAAAATTTAGATGAATTCTTTTGTGGGCATGTTGCATACTTGATAATTGGGATATATCTTTTAAAACGCAATAAAAAGGAGAAAAAGCAGAAATACAATATGTAATTGTTTTGTTGGTGAGACGATGTTCATATTTCTGTAATAACTTAAATATATTGTATGACTTGACTTGTGTCGGTATTCAAACATCGTGAAAAAAACAAATCAACGAATGTATAATCCAGTTTGTGGGAAAGTTTGTACTgagtatttaaaaatttatgcttGTTTCACTTTACATTCAGTTCATTTTATGCGTATCTCTGCTTTTTTAAATCCCTTTCAAATATCATAATTTCATTGCTTGGTGTAAAGTATTTTAAACCGAAAAGTCGGCAATAAATAGTACATTCTATTATGTTTTCGCTCATTTCGCGTTTCGCTAGCTCGTTTTATCTGGGTAATAGATTTTTTGTATAAGGATATATACATGTGTATGTAAATGATACAAACTATAGCAACGGCAATACACCATACTAGTTGAAAACTCCATTATTTGACCCAACCATCGTTCTGGAGAAATCTACTCCGTGCCTTGTTTCTTTCATTCATTTAAAACCGTTGAATAAAATCCTGTGTAGCAAAACTTTGGCTCACTAGTTGATGGTGGTTGAACGCACGTCcgtgattttttagaaaatagcaTTTCCGAGAAGTATTATATTTGCTTAGAGCAAAAGCAGTCTCCAAAAATTGAAGGAAATTATTGTTCTTGGGTAGAATAACTAATCTATGATTCGGGCTTGTTTCGAAGGTCCAAAGATATACAACATACAATCCACTTTCATACTAGTCAGTAGCGCAACTACTAGTTCGACGTATCAGTAGATGCCTGCTTTGATGATGATCCGTTGTGAACACTCTCTCCACTTACCTTATCCGATCCGTACGTGGAAGCTTTACTAATTTTTGACATTCCAATTGCCTTCACCATTAATGCGTAAACTGAACATAAAAAAACGAATATGAGTATGGGTGAATCAATTTTCTTTTACAACAACTTACAAGCAACAAGAATCGACGAGCctatggaaaaatataaaatctcCCCACTAACCAACTGCTGCACGAGATAGTAAGACATGGGAACTACGGTTATCACGTTCCATGCCACCATATTAACGAAAGAAGATAGGCGCGGTTGAAATTTTATTGGAACCTTCTTCACAACTCCGGAGCCGGTGAAAAAATCACCGTGGGTATGGAAACTATCCTGCATAATATCCTTCTGGCGGAACAACTCCTGCAACCATTCAGCGGCTTCTTCCTCATTTTCTGGCAAAGTTTCCGTTGGGATACGACGGACATGCATGTGAGCTGTTATACTTTTTCCATTCAGAATGTTGAAAATAGTTGGTTTAACCTGCCGAAAaccgaaatcaaaaaaaaaatcagcgcttttgaaagaaaaactgcatagaaaaaaaacttgaaattaTTGTATGTAGGACCATACTTACCGGTGAGTCCTTGGGGATAGCTAGCTGAATATCTAGAATGGAGCTTCTGCCGCGCAGGTACGGCAAACTAGCAGTAAAACCTTTGGTGCGGGGAATCAAATGATGTTTCAGCTCGGTCATTCCACGTTCGCGAGCAAATTTAATCGATGCTTCGTGTTTTTTCTCCGTAAAACGCGTGCCTTCCGCGTTTAGCAAGAGCCAACCAGGATCGGGGTAATCCATGATTTCTTTGATCTGGAGTCCTATGATTTCCTTATCCTTATCGTACGACCGCTCCAGAAAAACAAACTCTGCGAATTTCCAAGCCCAGCCAATCGCTGGGATGTATTGGATAGCTTTTTTCGCATAGGCTTTACAGTTACCCAACACACCGACTTTCTCGCAGAACATCCAACCAACAAGCCAATCAATCTCATACGTGTGATTCATAAGAAGCAGGACGTGCTCTTTGCCGCAGTATTTCAAATCTTCATCGCTAATGTATACGTACAACGTCGAGCCAGACCACCAATCGGCTAAGAAAACTAGTTCTGAAATAGTATTAGTTAGGTTCATTATTAAAGTATGTTCTGCATTGGagtatacattttttttatgaaaagtaAGAAGAAGAGCCTGAGTATCAACGGGAGATATAGGTTTGATATCGTTGTGTTATGATCTTCAAATCGAGTATATTGCTTGAACAGGGAAGGTATTGCAAATACCGTGGCTGCGTCATTTGACTTgccattttcaatttgttaataTTAAGCAAAACTACCGAGCATTCGGTATccgttacaaaaaaaaacagaaagtaGAAACGATtagttcattttcaaatgccaatttTCAGTTGAATCTACCGCAACcaagattcaaattcaaaaccgCCTTCAATCACTCACCTTCAAGTATATGGGATTTTTATCGCAGGACAGAACGACTTTAATTAAAATTGacgctttttcattcaccaccCAAAACCTTCATCTGCCTTGTGGTgaccagtttaggttaaatgttgacatgctAAGCCTTTTCCAGCATACTTGAACAGTGTGAAGTATCTTCAGGGTAGCTTTTCTTGGTAAACCTAGTTAGTGGATATTCACAGGGCCAATGAGTTTTGAATGATGTAACTAACAACTGTGGTTTAAACATAGTAGAGAATGATTTGTGATTTTTTCCTCCTTCAAATTCAACAGGTTTGTTTGATCACACTGagatgagaaaagcaaaaaatcCGCAAATTTTGCGCATGAATCGGAATCTTACCAGAAGCAGATCGGCTTCAAAAAACATTAAGAATACGATCTCACAACTGACAATGGCGAAGTATTTGATGTTCCAATAACCATTTTCCTGCTCGGTAGCGAGAGACAAAAGTTCGATAggtcagatgctagaagagagtgaattCTTCCACTAGAGTTCCCACGTCATTTCTCCATGAATCGTGTTGTCTAGTAGTTACTAGGACCGATGGTAAAGATTTGTGGCCGTAACCGAATCGTGTTCGCGCGAACAGTTA carries:
- the LOC131686767 gene encoding 1-acyl-sn-glycerol-3-phosphate acyltransferase delta-like — encoded protein: MAGMLSLIKQSTLVHLCFAISYFTSGLVINSVQAVLYFGLKPFNKRLYRKIGYYLCYSFYCQLVFLADWWSGSTLYVYISDEDLKYCGKEHVLLLMNHTYEIDWLVGWMFCEKVGVLGNCKAYAKKAIQYIPAIGWAWKFAEFVFLERSYDKDKEIIGLQIKEIMDYPDPGWLLLNAEGTRFTEKKHEASIKFARERGMTELKHHLIPRTKGFTASLPYLRGRSSILDIQLAIPKDSPVKPTIFNILNGKSITAHMHVRRIPTETLPENEEEAAEWLQELFRQKDIMQDSFHTHGDFFTGSGVVKKVPIKFQPRLSSFVNMVAWNVITVVPMSYYLVQQLVSGEILYFSIGSSILVAFYALMVKAIGMSKISKASTYGSDKVSGESVHNGSSSKQASTDTSN